ATTATTCTTCACTATTTAGGTTTTATGAAACAAAACTTACCCTAACAATTTCTTCGTATGTCTCATCATCAATTTCAACAGAGGTAACAATTTCTTCAACATCACCGAGAATCATATTAAGATGCTGATCATAAGcctgaaaattgaaattgaaattgaaatcaaacagTAACTAAAAAAGTGAGTAATAATGagaaaaaagagatgaaattaCATGAAGTTTTCCACGAAGCTCTCTATCAGAACGGAGTTTGACGTAGATACGTTCGTCGAGGCTGAGTCTTATGAGATCCAAAGGCTCCTTCACTGCGCTTTCTTCCTCAGTCCCTGCCATTCTTTCGATTCTCAAAACAGAGGATGGAAGTTCTGTTGACGCGGCGATTGAAGCAGAGGCGATGGGGCTTGCGACGGAGATTGAAGCAGAGGCGCAATTCCACTGGAGAGATGGAACTATGAATTAGTGAAACATTATGCGCCTGTTtgttttagtttaaaaaaaatatgaatttttctttgtattttttaaaataaatttttttaaatcattttttaaaatattaaaagttttttaatattagttttttctaaattaaaagACTAATTTTGa
This portion of the Trifolium pratense cultivar HEN17-A07 linkage group LG3, ARS_RC_1.1, whole genome shotgun sequence genome encodes:
- the LOC123918278 gene encoding sm-like protein LSM3A; this encodes MAGTEEESAVKEPLDLIRLSLDERIYVKLRSDRELRGKLHAYDQHLNMILGDVEEIVTSVEIDDETYEEIVRTTKRTVPFLFVRGDGVILVSPPLRTA